The Mesorhizobium sp. AR02 region AGTCGCGTTTCGTCTGCCTATAGTCGTCGGCTGCGGCAGTTGCGCTCATCACGATCTTCCTTTTTCCTTTTTCAGGCCAGGACCAAGGCTGACAAACCGTCATGCAACAGAACTACCATATTCAATCATTTACCTCAACAGCGCTTGCAATTTTTCTATCATCTACTATCATTCCTTCGAAACCTTCAAAGGAGGCTAGCCTTGGCCAAGCGACCAACGGTTTCGGATTTGGCTCGGGCATCCGGGGTCAGCGTGGCGACGGTCGACAGGGTTTTGAACAGCCGCCTTCCGGTGCGCGAGGAGACGGCGCAGCGGGTCTATGAGGCGGCGACCGTCATCGGCTACCATGCCGCGCCCCTGATCAAGCAGCGGATCCGCCAGGATCTCCCGGAATACCGGCTGGGCTTTCTTCTGCAGAAGCCCGAGCAGCATTTCTATCAGGAGTTCGCGCGCGAGTTGGAGGCCGCGACGACCCATGCGTCGCGGTTCCGCGGCGTTGCGGTCATTGATTTCTGGTCGAGCCAGGCTCCCGAGGACATCGTCGTCCATCTGGAGAAACTTGCAGCGAAAACGAACGCCGTCGCGTTGGTCAGCCCCGATCATCCAACGGTCACGGTCGCCGTGGAGAGCTTGAAGGCCCGCGGTATTCCGGTGTTTTCGCTCCTGTCCGATTGCGCCTCCGGCGTACGGGAGGGCTATGTGGGCCTCGACAACCGCAAGGTAGGACGCACCGCCGCGTGGATGATCGCGAAGTGCGCTAGGCGGCCCGGCAAGGTCGCGGTGTTTGTCGGCAGCCACCGCTTTCACGGCCAAGAGTTGCGCGAGATCGGCGTGCGCGCCTACTTCCGGGAACACGCACCGGACTTCATAGTACTTGAGACGCTGGTCAATCTCGAGACGGCCGATTTGACCCACGATGCAATGCTCGACCTGCTCGAGAGGCATCCCGATCTCGTCGGGTGCTACATAGCCGGGGGCGGCATGGAGGGAGCTATCACGGCGGTGAGAATGGCCATGCCTGCCCAGCCTCCGGTCATGATCTGCAACGAGATAACGCCTGAGTCGCGCGCTGCACTCGCCAACAACATCCTCACCATGGTGCTCGCAACGCCGCTGGCGCGGCTGGGCAGCGATCTCGTCGATCTCATGGCGCATACCATCAAGGACGGCGCCGCCAACGCGCCGGGACAGACCTTCCTGCCCTTCGACATCTACCTGCCGGAGAATATCTAGGCGTCTCTGCGATAAAATCTATCATAGATGGGCGTTGGTGCATGGGTCCGGACTTGAGCGGATGTCGATCTTTGAAGCGGCAGACTATGCCGTGGCCGCCTTGCGGCGGGCGGATTTCGGGCGTGCGCAGGCAAGCATGCGGTTGAGGACGGCGCAGCCGATGGCGACTTCGGTCTGCTGAACGGGAAGCGACCGTGCCCGCAAACGCCGCCCGATGGTGGACTTGTATCGCCCTATGGCGGTCTCGACCAGTGGAGTGCACCCCTCGACTGAGACAAATAAATAGCGGACAGTTTCTGGATTGCAGGGACTGGAAATGGTTGGAAAAAAGCCGAGATTTGGCGAAGAAGAGAAACTCTCCATGCTCCTACGGATGCAAAGCGGGGAGAACGTCAGCCGGCTGGCTGATGAACTGGGTATTCACCGCCAACGCTTATATGCCTGGCGTGAACAGTTGCGGGTGTGTGGCAATCTAACGCCGAGCCGACAGGGGCGTCCAAAGAAGCGGCCTCCCGAGGCACCACCAGATCGGCAAGCCTTGGCGGCAGTTTTTGCACTGTCGGCTGAACAGCGTCGTGCCGATGGGTTGACAAAAGCCCGTCGCCGCATTGTCGAACTTGAACGCAAGATTGGGCAGCAACAGGTTGAACTTGATTTTTTTTTCAAGAAGCCTTGCGGCATGTCAGGGGCAGTCAACAGCAGAAAGACGCACCTGGCGGTGCAGCGTCTTCGAAGTCATTCAAAAAATGACAGCCCATGTGCCGCAAGGCTCTCCAGGAATTGAACAGATGTGCCGTCGCGCCGGTGTCAGCAGGGCTGGATACTATCGGCACTGGCGACAGTCGGCGCCGCGTCAGGAAGAAACTGGTCTGCGAGATGTTATTCAAAGGCTGGCCTTGGCCAACCGGCACTATGGCTATCGCCGGATCGGCGCCCTTCTTGGCCGCGAGGGTTGGCAGGTAAACCACAAACGTGTGTTGCGGGTAATGGGGGAGGATAATCTCTTATGTTTGCGCACTCGGCCATTTGTGCCGCGCACTACGGATTCCCGGCACAGCTGGCGGGTGGTGCCGAACCTTGCCAGAGGCATGGAACTGACAGGCGTCAACCAGCTTTGGGTCGCCGACATCACGTATTGTGCGCCTCGCCCTGATGTTGGGGAAGCGTATGACTGGAATGCAAAAGAGAAAGGAGGATTTTAAGAGCTGCCTTGTCCCCTGCTGTGAGGGGGCATGAGCCCAAGCGGCGGTGACCTGCCGTCAACTGGCAGGGTGACGTAGCCCGCAGGTAAAGGGGATTGAGGCGAAGCCGTTACACCAAGATGGTCCCCGAGGCTGAAGTATTGGAAGGTTGAGGAACACGAACCGATTCACCCGCATCTGAGGGCTGGAATGTCGCCTTCGCCTACACGGCTTAACAGGCGGAATGCTGATGATGTCGCCGGACAGGTATGACGGCGTGCATCCGAACGTGAGCATAGATGTAAGGACGCTCGCGAAGGGTTATGGGGAGAATGCAGCCAGACCATGACATCGGCATCGACTTGCGGAAAGCAAGGGAAAAGACTGCGATCGGCAGCCTCACCAATATGCATGACGTCCAGCATATGAACGAGGGAAGGCATGATGGAATGACAACGGTGTTCTGCATCGCAAGGGAGTTGACCCTGATGTCCATCATGTTGGCGGAGTTCCCGTAGTAGTCCGCGGCAGGGAAAGCCTGCCACATGGCGAAGGGGGACAGTTCAAACTGCTTGAAGTGCAAACTATCTGACCAAGCGAGGTGAAGACCTTTGATAATCAGCGAAATGCAGCACAAGCTCGCAACATGGGCGAGAGCGATCCGAACCGAAGGTTCGATCGCCTTCTTCGGCTGATTGCCGACCGGGAATGGCTTGCTGAGGCTGCCCGGATCGTTTTGGCGTCAAGTGGCGCGCGAACGCCGGGCATCGACGGAATGGACAAGCAACGACTGCAGGTCAAACTGGATCAGCATCTGGACGACTTGCGGACAAGCCTGTTGGAGGAGAGTTATCGCCCCCAGCCGGTCAAGCGCATCTATATCCCGAAATCCAACGGCAAGCTACGACCACTGGGTATTCCGACCCTGACGGACCGCATCGTTCAACGCGCCATGCTGATGGCCATGGAGCCGATCTGGGAGAGCGATTTCCATCGTTTATCCTATGGCTTCCGGCCGGAACGGAGCGTGCATCATGCCGTCCGCACCGTGAGGATACAGCTACAGGATGGAGCCGACACGACGAGGGGCCGCTGGATCATCGAAGGTGATTTGGCAAGCTACTTTGATACGGTCCATCACCGGCTACTTCTCAAATGTGTGCGGCGACGGGTGCAGGACGGGCGTTTTGTCGATCTTCTCTGGCGGTTCCTGAAGGCAGGGCACATTGATCGTGGCCTGTTCACGGCCTCCAGCGAGGGTGTTCCGCAAGGTGGCGTCCTGTCACCGCTCCTTTCCAACATCATGCTCCATGAGTTTGATGGCTGGTTGGAGGCGAAATATCTGAGCGACAAGGCCCGCAAGGACCGATGGGCATGGAACTTCGGCATCAAGCAGGGCCGCCCCATTACGGTTCGAGAGAACCGGCAATGGAAACCGGCCGTCGCCTATTGCCGATACGCTGACGATTTTGTCGTTCGAGTTCGTAAAAGGAACCAAGGCTCAGGCAGAGGAAATCCGCGAGGAGTGCCGGGCGTTTCTGGAAGGGGAGTTGAAGTTGACGCTGAACATGGAAAAGACCCATGTGACACACGTCAATGACGGCTTCGTCTTTCTGGGGCACCGGATCATTCGCAAGCGAGGGGCGCACGGACGGATGTCCGTCGTCACGACGATACCCAAGGAAAAGGCCAAGGGGTTTGTTCGCAAACTTACTGAAAGCCTTTCCGGCAATCATAGTGTCAGCACGGTCGACATGATCGCCAGCCTGAACCGCCAATTGGTGGGATGGGGGGCGTTCTACAAGTTCACCGACTTCACGGCGTATGTATTCCGGCGCATCGACCATGTCGTGTTCTGGAAAATGGCGCATTGGATGGGACATAAATACCGATCTCGCATCAAACCCTTGATGCGGAAATGGTACCGGGACCCGGAGCCGGGCAAGGCGAAAACCTGGCTCGTGTTCGGTCGGAATGAACGCGGCGTACCCGTCGGCAAAGCGCTGCTACGGCTTGTCTCAAGCCCAAAGGCGCAATTCCGGTGGCGTAATCCGGAGGAAAATCCATACATCTTCCGGTTAGAAACCCGCAGCACCGTTACATCGCACTACAATGATGTTGCTATGGCCATGGGCCAAGTTTGAATGGAGAGCCGTATGCGCTGAAAGGTGCAAGTACGGTTCGGGGAGGAGAAGCGCATCTGCGCTTCTTACACCACTGCACCTTGCCGAGCAGTTCGCCTATCTGGCGGTTGTGCTCGATGCATTCAGTCGCAAGGTCATCGGATGGGCGCTCGAACTCCACTTGCGGGCCAGCCTTGCTGTCGATGCCCTAAAAATGGCGATCTCCGCACGTGTTCCGGTTCCCGGCAGTTTGATCCATCATTCGGACAGAGGAGTTCAACGCTTGCACCAGCTATTCTGATATCCTCCATGGGCATGGGATCCAGCCGAGCATGAGCCGGGTGGGGAACCCTTATGATAACGCACGCGCGGAAAGCTTCATGAAAACCTTGAAGCAGGAAGAAGTCGCAGGATTGGCCTATCGCGATGCACCCGATGCCCGGCGACGTATCGCGAGCTTCATTGAAGATGTCTACAATCGGCAACGGCTGCATTCAGCACTCGACTATCTCACCCCGGAAGAATAAGAAAAGACCTTATCGACACCATCGGAAAATGCCGCATTTGAACTCACGAGCATGGAATTGTCTCGCAATTTCCCTGTCTCACAATAGGGGTGCACTCCATAGGCGTCCGCTTATAACCTGAGAGCAGAAAGTTTGAGAAAAGAAAGCAAGCGAGATGCCGCGGGGCGGTTCCATCCAGCCGCGACTGCGGCGGCAATCGTCTCCGTCGCAGCGTTGATGCTCGACTTGGGGACAAAGATGTGGGTACGCGCGTCACTTCCATCTCCCGACGGGCTCGACCCATTACCGTTTTTGGCGCTGCGCCCGCGGTACAGCGAGGGCACGACGTTCGGCCTGCTGTCAGGTGGCACCACATTAGGTCTGACGGTTTTGGTGACGGTAACCGTGCTGGCTATCCTTGGTCTTTGGTGGTGGGTCGCGCGTGCCCAAGGGCCACAGGTCATTGTTGGCGCTGGTCTCATGGCAGCCGGTGCGCTCGGTAATCTCGTCGATCAGCTGACCATAGGGATGGTGACGGATTTTATAGGTCTGCACGTAGGCGGCTGGTATTTCGTCATCTTCAATCTGGCCGACATTTGGCTGGTTCTTGGTTCGATTCTGGTGTTCTTTGGCTCACGGGAGAGACGCAACGAGGGTCCCGGGGAAGCATAGAATTTCGGTTCGATTTGCACTTGAAGTACCTTCAAGTTTTGATCGCTTCCCGAGTTGGACTATAGAGCGCCTGTTGCGGTCGTCGAGCGCGACGGTTACCCATCGCTGACGCCGCCTGGTGGTCTCTGTGCTTGCCGAATTGGGGAACGAATCTGCAATCAGACCGCGTGACAGGCGTGTGAAAGAATTGCGTCGAACTGCGGAAAATTACTCGGCTGCCTCGTTCTCACCTGCAACATTCGCCGAATCTTAAGCGTCGTCTGCGAGCACCTCTGGAAAGCGTCCTCAGTTGGAGCCGTTCCATTGTCTGATCGTCAAGGTCGAAAGCTAGCCCGTCTTATGCACGACGATGGGCTTTTGAGGCTGGCGGATGTAGCTTAAGCGGTTGATTTGGCGTAGGATTCGGTTGCTTAGGCCAACCCTTCCACCTCATTTCGCGAGCCACACCCGCCATGACCGAGAATACGTTGCTGCCGCTGTCTTTTCCAGCCGTCGGACGCAAGAAGATCACAGCTGCGTTTGACGGCGGCCGCATCACCTCGGATGGCGGCGTCATGCTTCTGGCCGCAGCCGAGCGTCGCCTGCAACTGGCCGACAGGCTGGCCGCGGTGATCCACGATCGGCGCGATCCAGAGCGGGTGACGCACGCCATGGCCGACATTCTGCGCGCCCGCATCTTTGCGATCGCGTGCGGCTACGAGGACGCCAATGATCTCGACCGACTGCGTACCGACCCGGCCTTCAAGCTCGCCTGCGGGCGGCTGCCCGACAGCGGGATTGATCTGTGCTCGCAGCCGACCTGCTCGCGGCTGGAGAACCTGCCTGACCTGCGCACCGTCATCCGGCTCAGCTGGGTGCTGGTCGATCTCTGGCTGTCGAGCTATGCCGCGCCGCCCGCAAGCGTCACGCTCGACATCGATGATACGCTGGATGTCGTTCACGGCCATCAGCAGCTCTCGCTCTTCAACGCCCACTACGACGAGCGTTGCTTCCTGCCGATCCACATCTACGACGCCGCGACAGGACGCCCGGTCGCCATGATCCTGCGTCCTGGCAAGACCCCGGCGGGCAAGGAGATCCGCGGCCATCTGCGCCGTCTCGTGCGCCGCATCCGCGCCCGCTGGCCGACCACCCGCATCCTGATCCGTGGCGACAGCCATTACGGCCGGGCGCAAGTCATGGCCTGGTGCGAGAACAATGCGATCGACTACCTCTTCGGCCTACCCGGCAACAAGGTTCTGCAGCGGCTCGTCGACGAGAGCGCCGACGACATCCGCACCCGCCGCGCGCTCGAGCGCAAGCCTGTGCTGCGCGGCTATGCCGAGACCCGCTACAAGGCGAAGTCCTGGAAGGCCGAACGCCGCACCTGCGCTCGCATCGAGGCAACCACCCTCGGCCTCGACATCCGCTTCGTCGTCACCAATCTCGACAAAGGCTCCGCCGAGCACATCTACGACGTGATCTACTGCGCCCGCGGCCAGGCCGAAAACCTGATCAAGATGCACAAGAGCCAGCTCGCATCCGACCGAACCTCCTGCCGCTCACCGATTGCCAACCAGGTCCGTCTTGTCCTGCACACCGCCGCATACTGGTTGATGCTCACCCTGCGCGAGGCGGTGCCAACGACCCATCATCTGCGCAACGCCGAGTTCGCTACGCTGCGGCTCAGGCTGCTCAAGCTCGGCGCCCGCGTCATCGAAACCGTCTCGCGCATCCGCCTGGCCTTCGCCGCCGCCTGTCCCGAGGCAAGTCTGTTCCGGGCGATCGCCAGCAATCTGCTACCAACAGGACCATGACCGCCGGGGCAGCAGGCCCCGCCGAAACCACACAGCTTCCACCCTCCAGCGCGTTCACAAGTCCAGACACAGCCGCGGTGAAAAAGACGCCGAGCCGCCACCTGTCCGCCGCTCAGCGGCAAACAAACCCAGATCCGTCATGAATAGGACGGGCTAGGCTCGAACAGCCTCGAAGACCGTTCGTTTGGTCGTTTTGGCAGGGCCTGGTCCTATATCCGTGAGCGGGGTCTGTTCGAGCCGATCAGGCTCGTTCACCGGCATGGGATCGGCGCAAGCGCTGGCTTTGTCCTGCGAAATGTCCGTTATATCGTTGCCGACCGCCCCGCGCGAAAATGGGATCGCCAGCACGGTGTCGATACGGGCCGGTTCGGTCCAGCTCGCTGCGTTGGATGTCATCGGCCCGCATCGCAGCAAGGGCAACGAAGCCGTATGCACATCGCCCAGAACCTTTCATTTCATCATGAAGTCGCTGCCCAGCGACCTCCAGGGCCATACATTCGTAGACATCGGCTCTGGAAAATCGCGAACGCTGTTGCTGGCGTCGCGATATCCGTTTGCAGCGATCATCGGGGTGGAGTTCGCGCGCGAGCTGGTCGAAATCGCCAGAGGCAACATCGCTCGCTTCAGGGATCCGTCACGGAAATGCCGGGCGCTCAGTGTCGTCGAGGCGGATGCGGCGGCTTACGAATTTCCCGAAGCGCCGCTGGTGGTTTATTTCTACAATCCTTTTTCTAACGTTACGCTACCATGGTCAGCCATATCGCCGGAACTTCGCGGCGCCTGCGCCTTTGCACAGCTAACAAGGCGAATAAAATCGCGAACGCTCGCAGTCGAAAGCTTGGCTGACGGCGAATCTGGTGCCGATGGATACAGATTGGTGGCCGAGATCGGAATCTTCAGGAGAACATCATCGCGGTAAACGACAAGAAGCTGACGATAGGCGCCGGCGCCGCTCGGTCCTGCCGCTAAAATGAAATCGCGCCCATAAAGAGGGTGCGCCGGATCAGTAACTGTTATGCGCTGATCATCTCCAAATCTAATTGGGGCATTAAGATGTGTGCTCGTAGATCCCGTCGGCATCGCCAATCAGCGTATCGGTCAGCCCGGCCAACTCGATCAGCCGGTGCCAGTCGGCATTGTTGCGCGCCAGCCGCGAAACCTCCAGGCCAAGCACGATGCCGACCCGGGCCAGCGCCACCTCGCTGGTCAGCCGCGCAAAGCCGGCGCGCATGACGCTGCCGGAGCCGGACAGGCCAAGGTCCTCGTCGATGACCAAGACACGCTCGTCCGGCCAACCCAGCTCGCGCGCCCGACCGGAGAGCGCGTATTGCCGCTCGGTCGATTCACGGTTGTTCTCCACCTGTGAGGCGCTCGACTGGCGCAGGTAGACGACAGCCAGCCGGGCCTGGTGACCGGCGGCGATTTTGCTGTGTTCAGTCATGACCGGCCTCCCTCACTGTCAGCATGCGCGCGATCACGAGGGCGAGCCGGCGCAACGCCTCCGCCCGCGCCTCGGCGTCCAGCGTCTCCCAGGTGGGTGGGTCGGGAGGCCGCTTGCGGTCTTCCTCGGCGAATCTCAGCTTCAGTTGCATGTCGCTCCTCCTTGTCATCGGGCGGCGACTCGCCGCGCCGTTCAAGAAGAGCGTCGGTCAGAAAGCGCAGATGCAGAAGGTCTGAAAGCCGCCCAATGCTGGAGTGATTAGCCGGCGAGGCTGTGGAATCACCCCCCAGGCCCCCGAGATCCGTCCACGCGACGGGAATGTAGGTCCGGCTGCCGTCCGGCAATTCTAAAAGCAGCGTTGGCTCGCCGCGGCGTTTGAGGCGGCTGATT contains the following coding sequences:
- a CDS encoding integrase core domain-containing protein, with protein sequence MSRVGNPYDNARAESFMKTLKQEEVAGLAYRDAPDARRRIASFIEDVYNRQRLHSALDYLTPEE
- a CDS encoding IS1380 family transposase, translated to MTENTLLPLSFPAVGRKKITAAFDGGRITSDGGVMLLAAAERRLQLADRLAAVIHDRRDPERVTHAMADILRARIFAIACGYEDANDLDRLRTDPAFKLACGRLPDSGIDLCSQPTCSRLENLPDLRTVIRLSWVLVDLWLSSYAAPPASVTLDIDDTLDVVHGHQQLSLFNAHYDERCFLPIHIYDAATGRPVAMILRPGKTPAGKEIRGHLRRLVRRIRARWPTTRILIRGDSHYGRAQVMAWCENNAIDYLFGLPGNKVLQRLVDESADDIRTRRALERKPVLRGYAETRYKAKSWKAERRTCARIEATTLGLDIRFVVTNLDKGSAEHIYDVIYCARGQAENLIKMHKSQLASDRTSCRSPIANQVRLVLHTAAYWLMLTLREAVPTTHHLRNAEFATLRLRLLKLGARVIETVSRIRLAFAAACPEASLFRAIASNLLPTGP
- a CDS encoding DDE-type integrase/transposase/recombinase; translated protein: MLLWPWAKFEWRAVCAERCKYGSGRRSASALLTPLHLAEQFAYLAVVLDAFSRKVIGWALELHLRASLAVDALKMAISARVPVPGSLIHHSDRGVQRLHQLF
- a CDS encoding IS3 family transposase produces the protein MCRRAGVSRAGYYRHWRQSAPRQEETGLRDVIQRLALANRHYGYRRIGALLGREGWQVNHKRVLRVMGEDNLLCLRTRPFVPRTTDSRHSWRVVPNLARGMELTGVNQLWVADITYCAPRPDVGEAYDWNAKEKGGF
- a CDS encoding transposase gives rise to the protein MQGLEMVGKKPRFGEEEKLSMLLRMQSGENVSRLADELGIHRQRLYAWREQLRVCGNLTPSRQGRPKKRPPEAPPDRQALAAVFALSAEQRRADGLTKARRRIVELERKIGQQQVELDFFFKKPCGMSGAVNSRKTHLAVQRLRSHSKNDSPCAARLSRN
- a CDS encoding signal peptidase II — encoded protein: MRKESKRDAAGRFHPAATAAAIVSVAALMLDLGTKMWVRASLPSPDGLDPLPFLALRPRYSEGTTFGLLSGGTTLGLTVLVTVTVLAILGLWWWVARAQGPQVIVGAGLMAAGALGNLVDQLTIGMVTDFIGLHVGGWYFVIFNLADIWLVLGSILVFFGSRERRNEGPGEA
- a CDS encoding class I SAM-dependent methyltransferase; translated protein: MGSAQALALSCEMSVISLPTAPRENGIASTVSIRAGSVQLAALDVIGPHRSKGNEAVCTSPRTFHFIMKSLPSDLQGHTFVDIGSGKSRTLLLASRYPFAAIIGVEFARELVEIARGNIARFRDPSRKCRALSVVEADAAAYEFPEAPLVVYFYNPFSNVTLPWSAISPELRGACAFAQLTRRIKSRTLAVESLADGESGADGYRLVAEIGIFRRTSSR
- a CDS encoding LacI family DNA-binding transcriptional regulator: MAKRPTVSDLARASGVSVATVDRVLNSRLPVREETAQRVYEAATVIGYHAAPLIKQRIRQDLPEYRLGFLLQKPEQHFYQEFARELEAATTHASRFRGVAVIDFWSSQAPEDIVVHLEKLAAKTNAVALVSPDHPTVTVAVESLKARGIPVFSLLSDCASGVREGYVGLDNRKVGRTAAWMIAKCARRPGKVAVFVGSHRFHGQELREIGVRAYFREHAPDFIVLETLVNLETADLTHDAMLDLLERHPDLVGCYIAGGGMEGAITAVRMAMPAQPPVMICNEITPESRAALANNILTMVLATPLARLGSDLVDLMAHTIKDGAANAPGQTFLPFDIYLPENI